The DNA window CCTCCTGCGCCTGGTACAGGCCGCCCTCCTCGAGCTGTCCCACCCGGTTGGCCCGGATGGTGTAAACGGCGCGGTCGGCGGAGCGGGATTCGAGGATGAGATCGATCTTGTCGACGATCGTGGCGCTGTCGGCGTCGTCCCACCGGCTCGACGCGTCCTTGGTGAGGTACTGCCGCGCCGCCAGGTGCCGGTTGGCCGGGTCGGTGCTCGCCTTGACGAAATCGCGCAACAGCAGGTCCGGCTCCCGGCCGGGGGCGGGCGCCTCGACGCTCGTGCTGACGGGCGCGCGATCCACGGTGCCGATGGCCTGCGGCGCGGAGGCGTCGGGCAGATTGGCACAACCGGTCGCCAACAGAGTGAACACCGCGAGCAGCGCCGCACCTGTGACGCGCACCCGGGCCCGCCGCGACCGCACGCCCGTCACGACTCGCGCTCCCGTACCCGCGGCTCCGTCGGCGCGTCGTCGGGATCGGGCTGCTCGGGTGGCTCCGTCGCCGACGCCGCCTCGACCACCGGCGACTCGGTGTGCTCGGCCGCGACGACGCCCACGTCGGCCGGCTGCGGCGCTCCCGCAGCGGGCTCGGCGGTACCGCCGGCGGGGGTCTCGGTTCCCGGCCCCTCTCCGTCCGCCGCCGCGTCGGCCAGCGCGGCGGCCTCCGAGCGGGTGCCCGGAAGCGGCTGGCCCTGCACCAGCTTGCCGGTGCCGGGCGCGAGCGGCAGCGGACTGCGGGTGACCTTGCGACCGCGGATGCGTGGCAGCGTCAACCGGAAGCACGCGCCGTGTCCGGGCTCGCCCCACGCCTCGAGCATGCCGTTGTGCAGATTCGCGTCCTCGACGCTGATCGCCAGGCCCAGCCCGGTGCCCCCGGACCGGCGTACCCGCGACGGGTCCGACCGCCAGAACCGGTTGAACACCAGCTTCTCCTCCCCCGGGCGCAGGCCGACTCCCTGATCGCGCACGATGAAGGCCGCGGCGTCGTCGTCGGCCCGCAGACGCAGCAACACCGGCTTGCCCTCGCCGTGGTCGATGGCGTTCGCCAACAGGTTGCGCAGGATCCGCTCGACGCGGCGAGGATCGACCTCGGCCGACACCGGTTCCTCCGGCAGGTCCACGATCAGCTCGGTGGAGGTCTCCTTCGCCAGGTGCCGCACCGTCGACACCGCCGCGCGCGCACACATCCGCAGGTCCAGCTGTTCGGCCGCCAGCTCGGCGACACCGGCGTCGTGGCGAGAGATCTCGAGCAGATCCCCGAGCAGGCTCTCGAACCGGTCCAGCTCGGCCACCAGCAGCTCGGACGAGCGCTTGAGCACCGGATCGAGCTCGTCGCTGCTGTCGTGGATGAGATCGGCCGCCATCCGGACGGTCGTGAGCGGCGTCCGCAGTTCGTGGCTGACGTCCGAGGTGAACCGCTTCTGCAGGTTGCCGAACTCCTCGAGCTGGGTGATCTGCTTCGACAGGCTCTCGGCCATCTCGTTGAACGACATCGCCAGCCGCGCCATGTCGTCCTCGCCGCGCACCGGCATGCGTTCCTTGAGCCGGCCGTCGGCGAAGCGCACCGCGATGCGCGACGCGGACCGGATGGGCAGCACCACCTGGCGGGCGACCAGCATCGAGATCGCCGCCAGCAGCACCGCCAGCACCGCGCCACCGATCAGCATGGTGCCGCGCACGAGCGACAGGCTGCGGTCCTCGCTGGCCAGCGGGAACACCAGGTACAGCTCGAGCGTCGAGATGTCCGACGACGTGGGGCTGCCGATGATCAGCGCGGGACCGGAGTAGCCGCCCGGTTCCGACACCGTCGCGAACTGGTAGCTGATCTGGTTGGCGCGCACGAACTCACGCAGGCTCTCGGGGATCTGCTCCGCCGGCCCGCTCTTCGTCGGTTCCCGCGGTCCGTCACCCGGCACGATGAGCACCGGGTCGAAGGTACCGGCGGAACCCGCGGACTGGCCACCGTCGGACTCCCGGTTGGTCAGCGCCAGCCGGGCCGCGTCGAGGCGGACCTGCAGCGACCCGCTGTCGTCGGCGCCGGCCAACTGGGCGTCGACCGTGCTCCGGGCGCGGTCCATCTCCTCGGTGGCCGCGGTCACCTTCGCCTCGAGGAGACGATCGGTGATCTGGCTGATGAGCACCACGCCGAGAACGGTGATCACGATCAGCGACAGCGACAACGTCGAGACGACGACCCGGAGTTGCAGCGACCGACGCCAGACGTGAGCGAGCCAAGTGCCCCACGCCCGACACCAGCGAATCAGCGGCGCGAACACCCGATTGGGGCGCCGCCGGGTCCGACCGGCACCGATCACGGCGGGCCGGCCTTGTAGCCGACCCCCCTGACCGTCAGCACTACTTCGGGATTCTCGGGATCCTTCTCGACCTTCGCCCGCAGACGCTGCACATGGACATTCACCAGACGGGTGTCGGCGGCATGCCGGTAACCCCACACCTGTTCGAGCAGCACCTCACGCGTGAACACCTGGCGCGGCTTGCGGGCGAGGGCGACGAGCAGATCGAACTCGAGCGGCGTGAGCGAGATGAGCGCGTTGTCGCGCGTCACCTTGTGCGCCGGCACGTCGATCATGATGTCGCCGATGCTCAGAACCTCGGCCGGCTCCTCCTCGGTACGGCGCAGACGCGCACGCACCCGGGCCACCAGCTCTTTCGGCTTGAACGGCTTCATGATGTAGTCGTCCGCGCCGGACTCGAGACCCAGGACGACGTCCACGGTGTCGGTCTTCGCGGTGAGCATGACGATCGGCACGCCCGACTCCGCGCGCAGCACCCGGCACACGTCGATGCCGTTCATGCCGGGCAGCATCAGGTCCAGGAGCACCAGATCGGGCCGGGTCTCGCGAACGGCCGTCAGTGCCTGGCTGCCGTCCCCCACCACGTAGGGCTCGAATCCCTCCCCACGAAGCACGATGGTGAGCATCTCGGCGAGCGCTGTGTCATCGTCGACAACCAGAATCCTTGGCTTCATATCCCTATCGTTACATCTTCGAGGCTGCGAAATGTGGAAAGGAGCGTTCGCTCCTGCGGCGCGCCGCAATGT is part of the Rhodococcus sp. SGAir0479 genome and encodes:
- the mtrB gene encoding MtrAB system histidine kinase MtrB is translated as MIGAGRTRRRPNRVFAPLIRWCRAWGTWLAHVWRRSLQLRVVVSTLSLSLIVITVLGVVLISQITDRLLEAKVTAATEEMDRARSTVDAQLAGADDSGSLQVRLDAARLALTNRESDGGQSAGSAGTFDPVLIVPGDGPREPTKSGPAEQIPESLREFVRANQISYQFATVSEPGGYSGPALIIGSPTSSDISTLELYLVFPLASEDRSLSLVRGTMLIGGAVLAVLLAAISMLVARQVVLPIRSASRIAVRFADGRLKERMPVRGEDDMARLAMSFNEMAESLSKQITQLEEFGNLQKRFTSDVSHELRTPLTTVRMAADLIHDSSDELDPVLKRSSELLVAELDRFESLLGDLLEISRHDAGVAELAAEQLDLRMCARAAVSTVRHLAKETSTELIVDLPEEPVSAEVDPRRVERILRNLLANAIDHGEGKPVLLRLRADDDAAAFIVRDQGVGLRPGEEKLVFNRFWRSDPSRVRRSGGTGLGLAISVEDANLHNGMLEAWGEPGHGACFRLTLPRIRGRKVTRSPLPLAPGTGKLVQGQPLPGTRSEAAALADAAADGEGPGTETPAGGTAEPAAGAPQPADVGVVAAEHTESPVVEAASATEPPEQPDPDDAPTEPRVRERES
- the mtrA gene encoding MtrAB system response regulator MtrA, coding for MKPRILVVDDDTALAEMLTIVLRGEGFEPYVVGDGSQALTAVRETRPDLVLLDLMLPGMNGIDVCRVLRAESGVPIVMLTAKTDTVDVVLGLESGADDYIMKPFKPKELVARVRARLRRTEEEPAEVLSIGDIMIDVPAHKVTRDNALISLTPLEFDLLVALARKPRQVFTREVLLEQVWGYRHAADTRLVNVHVQRLRAKVEKDPENPEVVLTVRGVGYKAGPP